Proteins encoded within one genomic window of Leucoraja erinacea ecotype New England chromosome 24, Leri_hhj_1, whole genome shotgun sequence:
- the LOC129708941 gene encoding uncharacterized protein LOC129708941: MAGDVNKTDPVTLCGDSGAGNQPCGSFKCLNMGLQRWIGFMVLVEMVWQVSATGTGPISREWGEEANLPGWNARAPRQVNKQSSPECGVRPAATKMKYTDVTARKGGSATLPCKVPTGKDGPKSFEVTWSKGKRTLAVFTKGKGATYPGAPGRWTFKETKVDVKRDATLVITGLQEADIGMYSCTWITGQGECRQNIKLTVK; the protein is encoded by the exons ATGGCAGGAGATGTGAACAAGACCGACCCCGTCACCCTGTGTGGAGACTCCGGAGCTGGTAACCAACCCTGTGGATCCTTCAAGTGTCT GAACATGGGACTGCAGAGATGGATAGGATTCATGGTCCTTGTGGAGATGGTGTGGCAAGTCTCCGCAACTGGAACAGGTCCGATCtccagagaatggggagaggaagCAAACTTGCCCGGGTGGAACGCACGGGCCCCTCGACAAGTCAACAAACAAAGTTCTCCAGAATGCGGTGTTAGGCCAGCTGCGACCAAGATGAAATACACGGATGTGACGGCACGCAAGGGTGGTTCAGCTACGCTACCCTGTAAAGTACCCACAGGGAAGGATGGACCCAAGAGTTTTGAGGTCACCTGGAGTAAAGGGAAGAGGACATTGGCCGTGTTTACTAAAGGGAAAGGTGCGACCTATCCAGGGGCTCCCGGCCGCTGGACGTTCAAGGAAACAAAAGTGGATGTGAAACGGGATGCCACGTTGGTCATCACGGGTTTACAAGAGGCTGATATTGGGATGTATTCCTGCACTTGGATCACTGGCCAAGGGGAATGTAGACAAAATATCAAGCTGACAGTGAAGTGA
- the LOC129708942 gene encoding uncharacterized protein LOC129708942: MAGDENKTDPVTLCGDSGAGNQPCGSFKCLNMGLQRWIGFMVLVEMVWQVSATGTGPISREWGEEANLPGWNAREPRQVNKQDTPECGAKPAAIKMKYTDITARKSGSATLPCKVPTGKDGPKTFVVTWSKGSGTLGVLTEGEGANYPGGTDRWRFMNTNVVETRDASLIITSLRETDIGIYSCAWFTGQKECRLNIKLTVN, translated from the exons ATGGCAGGAGATGAGAACAAGACCGACCCCGTCACCCTGTGTGGAGACTCCGGAGCTGGTAACCAACCCTGTGGATCCTTCAAGTGTCT GAACATGGGACTGCAGAGATGGATAGGATTCATGGTCCTTGTGGAGATGGTGTGGCAAGTCTCCGCAACTGGAACAGGTCCGATCtccagagaatggggagaggaagCAAACTTGCCCGGGTGGAACGCACGGGAACCTCGACAAGTCAACAAACAAGATACTCCAGAATGCGGTGCTAAGCCAGCTGCGATCAAGATGAAATACACGGATATAACGGCACGCAAGAGTGGTTCAGCTACGCTACCCTGCAAAGTACCCACAGGGAAGGATGGACCCAAGACTTTTGTGGTCACCTGGAGTAAAGGGAGCGGGACACTGGGCGTGTTGACTGAAGGGGAAGGTGCCAATTATCCAGGGGGGACCGACCGATGGAGGTTCATGAATACAAACGTGGTTGAGACACGGGATGCCTCGTTGATCATCACAAGTTTACGAGAGACTGATATTGGGATATATTCCTGCGCTTGGTTCACTGGCCAAAAGGAATGTAGACTAAATATCAAGCTGACAGTGAACTGA
- the LOC129708932 gene encoding acidic mammalian chitinase-like — MAKLLLGTAVVLLACLQLGSAYRLVCYFTNWAQYRPGEGKYMPQSVDPCLCTHIIYAFAGMKSNQIATYEWNDPKLYQEINSLKNKNSNLKTLLSIGGWNFGTQKFTAMVASSGTRQIFIKSVIAFLRGYGFDGLDIDWEYPGSRGSPPVDKHLYTVLAQELMAAFEAEGKSAGKPRLLLSAAVAGGMSNIDTGYEVPQLSQVVDFFNVMTYDFYGPWSHVTGENSPLYALPNDKDYTNTHFNVEYAMNYWKSKGAPVEKLNVGFPTYGHTFKLTSSSTAVGAPAGGPGPAGKFTRQAGFLAYYEICGFLNGATSEWNAPQDTPYAFKNGIWVGYDNVKSFGDKVEWLKKNNFGGAMVWDLALDDFSGAFCHQGPYPLINTLHSGLGISGACVPSKTTLAPAVPPTDAPSGGGGGGSSGGGGSGFCKGKANGTFADPKDNNKFYQCVNGRTYLKSCATGLVFDSSCKCCNWA, encoded by the exons ATGGCAAAGCTACTTCTTGGAACAG CGGTGGTTTTACTGGCCTGCCTGCAACTGG GCTCTGCCTACAGGCTGGTGTGTTACTTCACCAACTGGGCACAGTACAGACCAGGAGAGGGTAAATACATGCCCCAGAGCGTGGACCCTTGCCTCTGCACGCACATCATCTACGCCTTCGCTGGAATGAAGAGCAATCAGATCGCCACCTACGAATGGAACGACCCAAAACTCTACCAGGAGATCAACAGCCTGAAGAACAA GAATTCAAACCTCAAGACTCTGCTGTCCATTGGAGGCTGGAACTTTGGCACCCAGAA ATTCACCGCGATGGTCGCCTCATCAGGAACTCGGCAAATCTTCATCAAGTCAGTCATCGCCTTCCTGAGAGGGTACGGCTTTGACGGTCTGGACATCGACTGGGAATATCCTGGATCTCGAGGAAGTCCTCCCGTTGACAAGCATCTCTACACTGTCCTGGCTCAG GAGCTGATGGCTGCCTTCGAGGCCGAAGGGAAAAGCGCAGGAAAGCCACGACTGCTGCTCTCGGCTGCCGTTGCTGGTGGGATGAGCAACATCGATACTGGCTACGAGGTTCCTCAGCTCAGCCA GGTAGTTGACTTCTTCAACGTGATGACCTACGATTTCTATGGTCCCTGGAGCCACGTTACTGGAGAGAACAGCCCCCTCTATGCCCTGCCTAATGACAAGGATTACACCAACACCCACTTCAATGTG GAATACGCCATGAACTACTGGAAGAGCAAGGGGGCTCCAGTGGAGAAGTTGAATGTGGGTTTCCCCACCTACGGACACACATTCAAACTGACCTCGTCCAGCACGGCTGTGGGTGCCCCAGCAGGAGGCCCTGGTCCAGCCGGCAAATTCACCCGCCAAGCCGGCTTCCTGGCCTACTATGAG ATCTGCGGGTTCCTGAACGGTGCCACCAGCGAATGGAACGCCCCACAAGACACCCCGTACGCCTTCAAGAATGGAATATGGGTCGGCTATGACAACGTCAAGAGCTTCGGAGACAAG GTTGAGTGGCTGAAGAAGAACAACTTTGGAGGAGCTATGGTCTGGGATCTGGCTCTGGATGACTTCTCTGGTGCCTTCTGTCACCAGGGACCCTACCCCCTCATCAACACTCTGCACTCTGGCCttggcatctctggag CTTGCGTCCCATCCAAGACAACATTGGCGCCGGCGGTCCCACCTACTGATGCCcctagtggtggtggaggcggtgGCAgcagcggtggtggaggcagtggcTTCTGTAAGGGCAAAGCCAACGGTACCTTCGCTGATCCCAAGGACAACAACAAGTTCTACCAGTGCGTCAACGGTCGGACCTACCTGAAGAGCTGTGCCACTGGATTAGTCTTTGATTCATCCTGTAAATGTTGCAACTGGGCTTAA
- the LOC129708940 gene encoding uncharacterized protein LOC129708940 — MAGDENKTDPVTLCGDSGAGNQPCGSFKCLNMGLQRWIGFMVLVEMVWQVSATGTGPISREWGEEANLPGWNAREPRQVNKQDTPECGARPAAIKMKYTDITARKSGSATLPCKVPTGKDGPKTFVVTWSKGSGTLGVLTEGEGANYPGGTDRWRFMNTNVVETRDASLIITSLRETDIGIYSCAWFTGQKECRLNIKLTVN, encoded by the exons ATGGCAGGAGATGAGAACAAGACCGACCCCGTCACCCTGTGTGGAGACTCCGGAGCTGGTAACCAACCCTGTGGATCCTTCAAGTGTCT GAACATGGGACTGCAGAGATGGATAGGATTCATGGTCCTTGTGGAGATGGTGTGGCAAGTCTCCGCAACTGGAACAGGTCCGATCtccagagaatggggagaggaagCAAACTTGCCCGGGTGGAACGCACGGGAGCCTCGACAAGTCAACAAACAAGATACTCCAGAATGCGGTGCTAGGCCAGCTGCGATCAAGATGAAATACACGGATATAACGGCACGCAAGAGTGGTTCAGCTACGCTACCCTGCAAAGTACCCACAGGGAAGGATGGACCCAAGACTTTTGTGGTCACCTGGAGTAAAGGGAGCGGGACACTGGGCGTGTTGACTGAAGGGGAAGGTGCCAATTATCCAGGGGGGACCGACCGATGGAGGTTCATGAATACAAACGTGGTTGAGACACGGGATGCCTCGTTGATCATCACAAGTTTACGAGAGACTGATATTGGGATATATTCCTGCGCTTGGTTCACTGGCCAAAAGGAATGTAGACTAAATATCAAGCTGACAGTGAACTGA
- the LOC129708945 gene encoding uncharacterized protein LOC129708945, producing the protein MAGDENKTDPVTLCGDSGAGNQPCGSFKCLNMGLQRWIGFMVLVEMVWQVSATGTGPISREWGEEANLAGRNARAPRQVTENPTPQCAVNLAPDEMRWTEVTASKGGSAQLSCKMPKEDGAADKFVVLWTKGKDTIAVFTDRNGAQYPGSPGRRKFMKTNVVETRDASLVLTGLEEEDAGKYSCAWLVNNVPCKLNTKLAVQ; encoded by the exons ATGGCAGGAGATGAGAACAAGACCGACCCCGTCACCCTGTGTGGAGACTCCGGAGCTGGTAACCAACCCTGTGGATCCTTCAAGTGTCT GAACATGGGACTGCAGAGATGGATAGGATTCATGGTCCTTGTGGAGATGGTGTGGCAAGTCTCCGCAACTGGAACAGGTCCGATCtccagagaatggggagaggaagCTAATTTGGCCGGGCGGAACGCACGGGCCCCTCGGCAAGTCACTGAAAATCCAACTCCACAATGCGCTGTTAACCTCGCTCCGGATGAGATGAGATGGACAGAGGTGACGGCCAGTAAGGGTGGTTCTGCTCAACTATCCTGCAAAATGCCCAAAGAAGACGGTGCAGCCGATAAATTTGTGGTGCTGTGGACAAAAGGAAAAGATACGATCGCCGTGTTTACTGACAGGAACGGTGCGCAATATCCAGGGTCACCCGGACGCAGGAAGTTCATGAAAACAAACGTGGTTGAGACACGGGACGCCTCGTTGGTCCTGACGGGGCTGGAAGAGGAAGATGCTGGGAAATATTCCTGCGCTTGGCTGGTTAATAACGTGCCGTGTAAACTAAACACCAAGCTGGCAGTGCAGTGA